The following are from one region of the Oncorhynchus nerka isolate Pitt River linkage group LG8, Oner_Uvic_2.0, whole genome shotgun sequence genome:
- the pmpcb gene encoding mitochondrial-processing peptidase subunit beta isoform X2 yields MLNVPETKVTTLENGLRVASEDSGLSTCTVGLWIDAGSRYENERNNGTAHFLEHMAFKGTQKRSQLDLELEIENMGAHLNAYTSREQTVYYAKAFTKDLPRAVEILADIIQNSTLGGAEIERERGVILREMQEVETNLQEVVFDYLHATAYQATALGRTILGPTENIKTINRGDLVEYITTHYKGPRIVLAAAGGVSHNELIDLAKYHFGNLPARYKGEAPTFPQCDFTGSEIRVRDDKMPLAHIAIAVEAVGWSHPDTIPLMVANTLIGNWDRSFGGGVNLSSKLAQMACQGNLCHSFQSFNTCYTDTGLWGLYMVCEPGTINEMMHFAQLEWMSLCTSVTESEVARAKNLLKTNMLLHLDGSTPICEDIGRQMLCYSRRIPLHELEARIDAIDAKTIKDVCTKYIYDKSPAIAAVGPIEQLPDYNRIRSGMYWMRT; encoded by the exons TGCACA GTTGGTCTCTGGATAGATGCAGGGAGTCGTTATGAGAATGAGAGGAACAATGGCACTGCTCATTTCTTGGAACACATGGCTTTCAAG GGTACACAGAAGCGCTCTCAGCTTGACCTGGAGCTGGAGATTGAAAATATGGGGGCCCATCTGAATGCTTACACCTCGAGGGAGCAGACTGTGTATTACGCCAAAGCATTCACAAAGGACCTTCCCAGAG CGGTAGAGATCCTGGCAGACATCATCCAGAACAGCACATTGGGGGGAGCAGAAATCGAGCGAGAGCGAGGGGTCATCCTCCGAGAGATGCAGGAAGTAGAGACCAACCTGCAGGAGGTGGTGTTTGATTACCTCCACGCCACAGCTTATCAAGCCACAGCGCTGGGCAGAACCATCCTGGGCCCTACGGAGAACATCAA AACAATAAACAGAGGAGACCTTGTTGAATACATCACGACTCACTACAAAGGACCGAGAATAGTGTTGGCTGCTGCTGGGG GGGTTTCACACAATGAATTGATAGATTTGGCCAAGTACCACTTTGGGAATCTTCCTGCCAGATACAAGGGAGAGGCGCCAACTTTCCCACAATGTGACTTTACTGGAAGTGAG ATCCGAGTTCGTGATGACAAGATGCCCCTGGCACACATTGCCATTGCTGTGGAAGCAGTGGGCTGGTCGCACCCCGATACCATTCCCCTTATGGTGGCAAACACACTCATCGGCAACTGGGACCGCTCCTTTGGTGGGGGTGTG AATCTCTCCAGCAAGCTGGCACAGATGGCATGCCAGGGCAACTTGTGCCACAGCTTCCAGTCTTTCAACACCTGTTACACCGACACAGGCCTGTGGGGACTCTACATGGTGTGTGAGCCTGGCACCATCAACGAGATGATGCACTTCGCCCAGCTGGAATG GATGTCACTCTGCACTAGCGTTACTGAGAGCGAAGTTGCAAGAGCCAAGAACCTCCTCAAGACAAACATGCTTTTGCATCTTGACG GATCCACCCCCATCTGTGAGGACATCGGCAGACAGATGCTTTGTTACAGCCGTAGGATCCCTCTGCATGAACTGGAGGCCAGAATTGAT GCCATAGATGCAAAGACCATCAAGGACGTGTGTACAAAATACATCTATGACAAATCGCCTGCCATCGCAGCAGTCG GACCAATTGAGCAGCTCCCAGACTACAACCGAATTCGCAGTGGGATGTACTGGATGAGAACCTGA
- the dnajc2 gene encoding dnaJ homolog subfamily C member 2, with protein MLIEALEGDVTVVYCNAIAASVQIEVEPVGRWFEAFLKRRNRNVSASFQELEEEEELSEESEDEELQLEDFPLLRTLDPKDWKNQDHYAVLGLAHMRYKATQKQIKAAHKAMVLKHHPDKRKAAGELIVEGDGDYFTCITKAIEILSDPVKRRAFDSVDPTFDNAVPSKGEGKDNFFEAYAPVFERNARWSSKKHVPRLGTMDSSFEDVDNFYSVWYNFDSWREFSYLDEEEKDKAECRDERRWIEKQNRAARATRKKEEMNRLRTLVDTAYSLDPRIKKFKDDEKARKENEKKAKADAKRKEQEEKERARQAELDAARLAKEKEEEEAKLVAQQAKKEKEIQKKAIKKERQKLRTTCKNWNYFGDNESDSVKMMEDVEKLCDRLELVSLQSLNEGLALGSKEEGKVAVEKQVQEVNAQLQKEKDAEVQARQAVRTTVQASGGGGGGGKGWNEEELPLLIKAVNLFPAGTNARWEVIANYMNLHSTSGIKRTAKDVINKAKNLQKLEPGQKDEINKKAFEKFNKEHAAVPQTVDNAVPSERFDGAEANTASWTTEEQKLLEQALKTYPVSTPERWEKIAVAVPGRTKKDCMKRYKELVEMVKAKKAAQEQVGSKSRK; from the exons ATGCTAATAGAAGCATTAGAAGGGGATGTTACAGTCGTCTACTGTAATGCCATTGCTG cctCAGTGCAGATCGAGGTGGAACCTGTTGGTCGGTGGTTCGAGGCCTTTCtgaagaggaggaacaggaaTGTATCGGCCTCCTTCCAGGAgcttgaggaagaggaggagctgTCTGAGGAATCTGAGGATGAAGAGCTGCAGCTGGAGGATTTCCCCCTGCTGAGAACACTGGACCCCAAAGACTGGAAG AATCAAGATCACTATGCTGTCCTTGGACTGGCTCATATGAGGTACAAGGCGACACAGAAACAAATCAAAGCTGCCC ACAAGGCAATGGTGTTGAAGCATCACCCTGACAAAAGGAAAGCTGCAGGAGAGCTGATTGTAGAAGGAGACGGTGACTACTTCACCTGTATAACTAAAG CTATAGAGATTCTGTCAGATCCTGTGAAGCGAAGAGCATTTGACAGTGTAGATCCTACCTTTGACAACGCTGTGCCTTCAAAGGGCGAAGGAAAAGATAACTTCTTTGAGGCGTATGCTCCCGTCTTTGAGAGAAATGCCCGGTGGTCTTCTAAAAAACACGTTCCCAGACTTGGCACTATGGATTCCTCTTTTGAGGATGTGGATAATTTTTATTCTGTTTG GTACAACTTTGACTCATGGAGAGAGTTTTCTTATTTGGATGAAGAGGAAAAGGACAAGGCAGAATG TCGTGATGAGAGGAGATGGATTGAAAAGCAGAATCGTGCAGCCAGAGCCACCAGGAAGAAGGAAGAGATGAATAGACTACGGACGCTTGTTG ACACGGCCTACAGCCTTGATCCCAGGATAAAGAAATTCAAAGATGATGAGAAGGCCAGAAAGGAGAATGAGAAGAAGGCCAAAGCGGACGCCAAGAGGAAAGAGCAGGAAGAGAAGGAGCGG GCTCGGCAGGCAGAGCTGGATGCTGCACGGCTGGCcaaagagaaggaggaagaggaggccaaACTGGTTGCCCAGCAGGccaagaaggagaaggagatccAAAAGAAGGCCATcaagaaagagaggcagaaacTGAGGACAACTTGCAAG AACTGGAATTACTTTGGTGACAATGAATCTGATAGTGTGAAAATGATGGAAGATGTGGAGAAACTTTGTGACCGTTTGGAGCTTGTGAG TCTGCAATCCCTGAATGAAGGATTGGCATTGGGTTCAAAGGAGGAGGGCAAGGTAGCGGTGGAGAAGCAG GTGCAGGAGGTGAATGCCCAGCTGCAAAAGGAGAAGGATGCGGAGGTGCAGGCCAGACAAGCTGTCCGTACTACCGTACAGGccagcggaggaggaggaggaggaggaaagggctGGAATGAGGAAGAGCTCCCGCTGCTCATCAAAGCAGTCAACCTGTTCCCTGCAGGAACCAACGCCAG ATGGGAAGTTATTGCCAACTACATGAACTTGCACTCCACCAGTGGCATCAAAAGGACAGCCAAAGATGTTATCAACAAAGCCAAGAACTTACAAAAGCTTG AACCCGGGCAGAAAGATGAGATTAACAAGAAGGCCTTTGAGAAGTTTAACAAAGAGCATGCAGCCGTGCCCCAGACAGTGGACAACGCAGTGCCCTCTGAGAGATTTGACG GTGCTGAAGCCAACACTGCATCCTGGACCACTGAGGAGCAGAAGCTTCTAGAGCAGGCCTTGAAGACCTACCCAGTCAGCACCCCAGAGAGGTGGGAGAAGATTGCTGTAGCTGTGCCCGGACGTACCAAGAAGGACTGTATGAAGAGATATAAG GAACTGGTGGAGATGGTCAAAGCCAAGAAGGCCGCCCAGGAACAAGTTGGCAGTAAAAGCAGAAAATGA
- the psmc2 gene encoding 26S proteasome regulatory subunit 7, translating into MPDYLGGDQRKIKDAKEEEDKPIRSLDEGDIALLKTYGQSTYSRQIKQVEDDIQNLLKKINELTGIKESDTGLAPPALWDLAADKQTLQSEQPLQVARCTKIINADSEDPKYIINVKQFAKFVVDLSDQVAPTDIEEGMRVGVDRNKYQIHIPLPPKIDPTVTMMQVEEKPDVTYSDVGGCKEQIEKLREVVETPLLHPERFVNLGIEPPKGVLLFGPPGTGKTLCARAVANRTDACFIRVIGSELVQKYVGEGARMVRELFEMARTKKACLIFFDEIDAIGGARFDDGAGGDNEVQRTMLELINQLDGFDPRGNIKVLMATNRPDTLDPALMRPGRLDRKIEFSLPDLEGRTHIFKIHARSMSVERDIRFELLARLCPNSTGAEIRSVCTEAGMFAIRARRKIATEKDFLEAVNKVIKSYAKFSATPRYMTYN; encoded by the exons ATGCCAGATTATTTGGGAGGCGATCAAAGGAAAATCAAAGATGCCAAAGAAGAGGAGGATAAACCTATCAGAT CTTTGGATGAAGGAGACATTGCCTTATTGAAAACTTAT GGCCAGAGCACTTACTCCAGACAGATTAAGCAAGTGGAAGATGACATCCAAAACCTGCTCAAGAAGATCAATGAACTAACCG GCATTAAGGAATCGGACActggcctggctccccctgcACTTTGGGATCTGGCTGCAGACAAACAGACTCTGCAGAGCGAGCAGCCACTTCAGGTGGCAAG ATGCACAAAGATCATCAACGCTGACTCTGAAGATCCAAAGTACATCATCAATGTGAAGCAGTTTGCCAAGTTTGTGGTGGACCTGAGTGACCAGGTGGCCCCCACTGACATAGAGGAGGGTATGAGAGTCGG TGTGGACAGAAACAAGTACCAGATCCACATTCCTCTGCCTCCCAAGATTGACCCCACAGTCACTATGATGCAG GTGGAGGAGAAGCCTGATGTGACCTACAGTGATGTGGGTGGATGTAAAGAGCAGATTGAGAAGCTCAGGGAGGTGGTGGAGACTCCACTGCTCCAT CCCGAGAGGTTTGTCAACCTGGGTATTGAGCCCCCAAAGGGGGTTCTTCTGTTCGGCCCACCTGGTACAGGTAAAACCCTGTGTGCCAGAGCCGTGGCCAACCGCACCGATGCCTGCTTCATCAGGGTCATCGGCTCAGAGCTGGTCCAGAAATACGTGGGAGAG GGTGCCAGAATGGTGAGGGAGCTTTTCGAGATGGCGAGAACCAAGAAGGCATGTCTCATCTTCTTCGACGAAATTGACGCTATTGGAG GGGCCCGTTTTGATGACGGTGCCGGTGGGGACAATGAGGTCCAGAGGACCATGCTGGAGCTCATCAACCAGCTGGATGGCTTCGACCCCAGGGGGAACATCAAGGTCCTGATGGCCACCAACCGGCCCGACACCCTGGACCCGGCCCTCATGAGGCCCGGGCGACTGGACAGGAAGATTGAGTTCAGCCTGCCAGACCTGGAG GGTCGTACTCACATCTTCAAGATCCATGCCCGCTCCATGAGCGTGGAGAGAGACATCCGCTTCGAGCTGCTGGCTCGTCTCTGTCCCAACAGCACAG GTGCCGAGATTCGCAGCGTGTGCACGGAGGCGGGTATGTTCGCCATCCGCGCCCGCCGGAAGATCGCCACTGAGAAGGACTTCCTGGAGGCGGTCAACAAGGTCATCAAGTCCTACGCCAAGTTCAGCGCCACCCCAAGATACATGACCTACAACTAA
- the slc26a5 gene encoding prestin isoform X2, which produces MRPTFTPSSCTRESGAPRPSDRDWHSSSSLAYAMLAAVPPVYGLYSSFYPVLLYTFFGTSRHISIGTFAVISLMIGGVVVREAPDSMFTIQALNGTATNATVFIDTEARDARRVHVAVVLTTLVGVIQLVLGLLRFGFVAIYLTEPLVRGFTTAAAVHVFISQLKYLLGIQTPRFSGPLSALHSVTAVFSDITSTNVTTLIVGGVCMVVLYCVKDLNERFKKKLPVPIPGEIIVVMVSTGISYGLSLSENYQVDVVRTIPSGLLPPAIPDFSLLPNLVTDSIAIAVVGFSMGISLAKIFALKHGYSVDGNQELIALGLCNFVSSFFHTFAITCSMSRSLVQESTGGNTQIAGLLASMVVLLVVVAIGFVFQPLPQTALAAIIMVNLLGMFKQFRDIPALWRTSKIELAIWLVAFVASVLLGLDLGLLVALGFAILSVIYRTQSPKSVILGQVLDTGLYCDVDEYEKAAECTGIKIFHSNSSIYFANSDLYLNALKEKTGVDPVHLQALRKARKRKLKKESAERESQNHKSPQKMSAVVKLDVELGVTHEVVSGGGSQNHLEMQGNGLVAETHTESDSEETRFLEPLCPVHTLILDWTPVNFIDSVGAKAIKLVIKEYAAVDVCVFIAGCSRTLLAELRTLQFFTGVATPEMVFPTVHDAVLHCRRRTAQPTITAIQ; this is translated from the exons ATGAGGCCTACCTTCACACCCAGCTCCTGCACCCGAGAGAGCGGAGCCCCAAGACCATCAGACAGAGACTGGCACAGCAGTTCCA gtcttGCCTATGCCATGCTGGCTGCCGTGCCTCCTGTGTATGGCCTGTACTCCTCCTTCTACCCTGTCCTGCTCTACACCTTCTTTGGGACTTCTAGACACATATCTATAG GCACGTTTGCGGTGATCAGCCTGATGATTGGAGGAGTGGTGGTGAGGGAGGCCCCTGACTCCATGTTCACGATTCAGGCCCTGAATGGTACTGCCACCAACGCCACCGTCTTCATCGACACAGAGGCCCGCGATGCCAGGAGGGTCCACGTAGCCGTAGTCCTCACCACCCTGGTGGGAGTCATACAG ctggtcctggggttgTTGCGGTTTGGCTTTGTGGCCATCTACCTCACGGAGCCCCTGGTACGCGGATTCACCACGGCCGCGGCTGTTCACGTCTTCATCTCTCAGCTTAAATACCTGCTGGGCATCCAGACCCCGCGCTTCAGTGGGCCCCTGTCCGCTCTTCAC agTGTCACGGCCGTGTTCAGTGACATCACCAGCACCAACGTGACCACGTTGATTGTGGGCGGGGTCTGCATGGTGGTCCTCTACTGCGTGAAGGATCTCAACGAGCGCTTCAAGAAGAAGCTGCCTGTGCCCATCCCTGGAGAGATCATTGTGGTCATGGTCTCAACGGGGATCTCCTATGGCCTCAGTCTGTCAGAGAACTACCAAGTGGACGTGGTCAGGACAATTCCATCCGG GCTGCTCCCACCTGCAATCCCAGACTTCTCTCTGTTGCCCAACTTGGTAACGGATTCTATCGCCATAGCGGTGGTGGGCTTCTCCATGGGAATCTCTCTGGCCAAGATCTTTGCTCTGAAACACGGCTACAGTGTGGATGGTAACCAG GAGCTGATTGCCCTGGGCCTGTGTAACTTTGTCAGCTCTTTCTTCCACACCTTCGCCATCACCTGTTCCATGTCCCGCAGTCTGGTGCAGGAGAGCACCGGGGGCAATacgcag ATTGCAGGTCTGTTGGCGTCCATGGTGGTGTTGCTGGTGGTGGTGgccattggttttgtcttccaGCCTCTGCCACAG ACCGCGCTGGCTGCCATCATCATGGTTAACCTGCTGGGGATGTTTAAACAATTCAGGGACATCCCTGCCCTGTGGAGGACCAGCAAGATCGAGTTG GCTATCTGGCTGGTAGCCTTTGTGGCCTCTGTGCTGTTGGGCCTTGATCTTGGACTTCTGGTGGCCTTAGGATTTGCTATCCTGAGTGTCATCTACAGAACACAGAG CCCAAAGAGTGTGATCCTGGGACAGGTCCTGGACACAGGCCTGTACTGTGACGTGGATGAATATGAAAAA GCAGCTGAATGCACAGGGATTAAGATTTTCCACTCAAACTCTTCAATCTACTTTGCAAACAGTGACCTTTATTTGAACGCCCTCAAAGAGAAG ACAGGAGTGGACCCCGTACATCTCCAGGCTCTACGGAAAGCCCGAAAAAGAAAACTGAAGAAGGAGAGCGCAGAGAGGGAGAGCCAAAACCACAAGTCACCACAAAAAATGAGTGCTGTCGTCAAACTG GATGTGGAGCTGGGCGTCACTCACGAAGTGGTGTCAGGGGGCGGCTCCCAGAACCACTTGGAGATGCAGGGGAACGGGCTGGTGGCCGAGACCCACACAGAGTCAGACTCTGAGGAGACCCGGTTCCTAGagcccctctgtcctgtccacaCCCTCATTCTGGACTGGACCCCCGTCAACTTCATCGATTCTGTGGGAGCCAAAGCAATCAAGTTG GTGATCAAGGAGTATGCAGCTGTGGATGTGTGTGTCTTCATCGCTGGCTGCAGCA GAACTCTGCTGGCTGAACTCCGCACCCTGCAGTTTTTCACTGGGGTCGCGACCCCAGAAATGGTCTTCCCTACCGTCCATGACGCCGTATTGCACTGTCGGCGCCGGACTGCCCAGCCCACCATCACTGCCATCCAATGA
- the slc26a5 gene encoding prestin isoform X1: MEQHVTPCEDAPPPLMYRVERPVFDEAYLHTQLLHPRERSPKTIRQRLAQQFHCSSERAKAIALSFLPILTWLPSYPVKEYLFGDLVSGLSTGVMQLPQGLAYAMLAAVPPVYGLYSSFYPVLLYTFFGTSRHISIGTFAVISLMIGGVVVREAPDSMFTIQALNGTATNATVFIDTEARDARRVHVAVVLTTLVGVIQLVLGLLRFGFVAIYLTEPLVRGFTTAAAVHVFISQLKYLLGIQTPRFSGPLSALHSVTAVFSDITSTNVTTLIVGGVCMVVLYCVKDLNERFKKKLPVPIPGEIIVVMVSTGISYGLSLSENYQVDVVRTIPSGLLPPAIPDFSLLPNLVTDSIAIAVVGFSMGISLAKIFALKHGYSVDGNQELIALGLCNFVSSFFHTFAITCSMSRSLVQESTGGNTQIAGLLASMVVLLVVVAIGFVFQPLPQTALAAIIMVNLLGMFKQFRDIPALWRTSKIELAIWLVAFVASVLLGLDLGLLVALGFAILSVIYRTQSPKSVILGQVLDTGLYCDVDEYEKAAECTGIKIFHSNSSIYFANSDLYLNALKEKTGVDPVHLQALRKARKRKLKKESAERESQNHKSPQKMSAVVKLDVELGVTHEVVSGGGSQNHLEMQGNGLVAETHTESDSEETRFLEPLCPVHTLILDWTPVNFIDSVGAKAIKLVIKEYAAVDVCVFIAGCSRTLLAELRTLQFFTGVATPEMVFPTVHDAVLHCRRRTAQPTITAIQ, encoded by the exons ATGGAACAACATGTAACGCCCTGCGAGGATGCGCCCCCACCGCTGATGTACCGTGTGGAACGGCCTGTGTTCGATGAGGCCTACCTTCACACCCAGCTCCTGCACCCGAGAGAGCGGAGCCCCAAGACCATCAGACAGAGACTGGCACAGCAGTTCCA ctGCTCATCAGAGAGGGCCAAAGCCATTGCTCTGAGCTTCCTGCCCATTTTAACATGGCTGCCGTCCTACCCTGTCAAAGAGTACCTGTTTGGGGACCTGGTCTCAGGCCTCAGCACAGGGGTCATGCAGCTACCTCAAG gtcttGCCTATGCCATGCTGGCTGCCGTGCCTCCTGTGTATGGCCTGTACTCCTCCTTCTACCCTGTCCTGCTCTACACCTTCTTTGGGACTTCTAGACACATATCTATAG GCACGTTTGCGGTGATCAGCCTGATGATTGGAGGAGTGGTGGTGAGGGAGGCCCCTGACTCCATGTTCACGATTCAGGCCCTGAATGGTACTGCCACCAACGCCACCGTCTTCATCGACACAGAGGCCCGCGATGCCAGGAGGGTCCACGTAGCCGTAGTCCTCACCACCCTGGTGGGAGTCATACAG ctggtcctggggttgTTGCGGTTTGGCTTTGTGGCCATCTACCTCACGGAGCCCCTGGTACGCGGATTCACCACGGCCGCGGCTGTTCACGTCTTCATCTCTCAGCTTAAATACCTGCTGGGCATCCAGACCCCGCGCTTCAGTGGGCCCCTGTCCGCTCTTCAC agTGTCACGGCCGTGTTCAGTGACATCACCAGCACCAACGTGACCACGTTGATTGTGGGCGGGGTCTGCATGGTGGTCCTCTACTGCGTGAAGGATCTCAACGAGCGCTTCAAGAAGAAGCTGCCTGTGCCCATCCCTGGAGAGATCATTGTGGTCATGGTCTCAACGGGGATCTCCTATGGCCTCAGTCTGTCAGAGAACTACCAAGTGGACGTGGTCAGGACAATTCCATCCGG GCTGCTCCCACCTGCAATCCCAGACTTCTCTCTGTTGCCCAACTTGGTAACGGATTCTATCGCCATAGCGGTGGTGGGCTTCTCCATGGGAATCTCTCTGGCCAAGATCTTTGCTCTGAAACACGGCTACAGTGTGGATGGTAACCAG GAGCTGATTGCCCTGGGCCTGTGTAACTTTGTCAGCTCTTTCTTCCACACCTTCGCCATCACCTGTTCCATGTCCCGCAGTCTGGTGCAGGAGAGCACCGGGGGCAATacgcag ATTGCAGGTCTGTTGGCGTCCATGGTGGTGTTGCTGGTGGTGGTGgccattggttttgtcttccaGCCTCTGCCACAG ACCGCGCTGGCTGCCATCATCATGGTTAACCTGCTGGGGATGTTTAAACAATTCAGGGACATCCCTGCCCTGTGGAGGACCAGCAAGATCGAGTTG GCTATCTGGCTGGTAGCCTTTGTGGCCTCTGTGCTGTTGGGCCTTGATCTTGGACTTCTGGTGGCCTTAGGATTTGCTATCCTGAGTGTCATCTACAGAACACAGAG CCCAAAGAGTGTGATCCTGGGACAGGTCCTGGACACAGGCCTGTACTGTGACGTGGATGAATATGAAAAA GCAGCTGAATGCACAGGGATTAAGATTTTCCACTCAAACTCTTCAATCTACTTTGCAAACAGTGACCTTTATTTGAACGCCCTCAAAGAGAAG ACAGGAGTGGACCCCGTACATCTCCAGGCTCTACGGAAAGCCCGAAAAAGAAAACTGAAGAAGGAGAGCGCAGAGAGGGAGAGCCAAAACCACAAGTCACCACAAAAAATGAGTGCTGTCGTCAAACTG GATGTGGAGCTGGGCGTCACTCACGAAGTGGTGTCAGGGGGCGGCTCCCAGAACCACTTGGAGATGCAGGGGAACGGGCTGGTGGCCGAGACCCACACAGAGTCAGACTCTGAGGAGACCCGGTTCCTAGagcccctctgtcctgtccacaCCCTCATTCTGGACTGGACCCCCGTCAACTTCATCGATTCTGTGGGAGCCAAAGCAATCAAGTTG GTGATCAAGGAGTATGCAGCTGTGGATGTGTGTGTCTTCATCGCTGGCTGCAGCA GAACTCTGCTGGCTGAACTCCGCACCCTGCAGTTTTTCACTGGGGTCGCGACCCCAGAAATGGTCTTCCCTACCGTCCATGACGCCGTATTGCACTGTCGGCGCCGGACTGCCCAGCCCACCATCACTGCCATCCAATGA